A stretch of the Nitratireductor thuwali genome encodes the following:
- a CDS encoding acyltransferase, which translates to MSMAERIGGNLSETESEHEARLQFLTWERTQADLDSPAQRARKESLARLAGARIADTAYVAAQARIFTARLVLGDHSWIAGHALVRGDVEFGAHCTVNSYACISGKLRCGDGVRIASHVSIVGFNHGFDDPDRPIHAQEHETVGITIKDDVWIGANAVIVDGVTVGHGAVIAAGAVVTRDVPEMAVMAGVPARMVRRRGAPSAGPRSPRAEVEAALTAIGRAAAAEWPQVLARNLTADGYLSIEADGTARMSIRHLCDAIEIAAGFGALPEGLDVPATIERLQAVQHPESGLFPDPFRPMEEGKALRDDGLALYNVLAVGYALEALGAKPLHPVSAVELDAPALCDWLDSLPWSTRGWSAGAHVDAIGTALYFNARYFASARARETLFGWLAMNVDRGTGLWGKPTAEEGLLQPVNGFYRLTRGTYAQFGLPVPRPEAAIDAVLANYRNHGGFCANTCTACNLLDTIHPLWLCLKQTDHCRAEAEAIAEAVILRAPLRWLAGEGFPFADGQRGSLQGTEMWLSVLHLSAGLLGLADVFPFVPKGIHRTRPIGLGL; encoded by the coding sequence ATGAGCATGGCGGAGCGCATCGGCGGCAACCTGAGCGAAACGGAAAGCGAGCACGAGGCGCGCCTGCAGTTTCTCACCTGGGAGCGCACGCAAGCCGACCTCGACAGCCCCGCGCAGCGCGCCCGCAAGGAAAGCCTTGCCCGCCTTGCCGGCGCCCGCATCGCCGATACCGCCTATGTCGCCGCGCAAGCGCGCATCTTCACTGCCCGCCTCGTCCTTGGCGATCATTCATGGATCGCCGGCCATGCGCTGGTGCGCGGCGATGTGGAATTTGGCGCCCATTGCACGGTCAACTCCTATGCCTGCATCTCGGGCAAGCTCCGCTGCGGCGACGGCGTGCGCATCGCCTCCCACGTTTCCATCGTCGGTTTCAACCACGGTTTCGACGACCCCGACCGGCCGATCCATGCTCAAGAGCATGAAACGGTCGGCATCACCATAAAGGACGATGTCTGGATCGGCGCCAACGCGGTCATCGTCGATGGCGTGACGGTGGGCCACGGCGCGGTGATTGCGGCGGGCGCCGTGGTGACGAGGGACGTGCCGGAAATGGCGGTCATGGCCGGTGTGCCCGCCAGGATGGTGCGCCGGCGCGGCGCGCCATCGGCCGGGCCCCGGTCGCCGCGCGCGGAGGTCGAAGCCGCGTTGACGGCAATCGGCCGCGCCGCCGCCGCCGAATGGCCCCAGGTGCTGGCGCGAAACCTGACCGCGGATGGCTACCTGTCCATCGAAGCCGACGGAACGGCGCGCATGAGCATCCGGCATTTGTGCGACGCCATCGAGATCGCCGCGGGCTTCGGTGCTCTCCCCGAAGGGCTCGACGTCCCTGCGACCATCGAGCGATTGCAGGCGGTGCAGCACCCGGAGAGCGGCCTATTCCCCGACCCGTTTCGCCCTATGGAAGAGGGCAAGGCGCTGCGGGATGACGGGCTGGCGCTCTACAATGTCCTCGCCGTCGGTTACGCCTTGGAGGCGCTGGGGGCAAAGCCGCTCCATCCCGTATCCGCCGTCGAACTCGACGCCCCCGCCCTCTGCGACTGGCTCGATAGCCTGCCGTGGAGCACGCGCGGCTGGAGCGCGGGCGCCCATGTCGATGCCATAGGCACCGCGCTCTATTTCAACGCGCGATATTTCGCCAGCGCACGAGCCCGCGAGACGTTGTTCGGCTGGCTGGCAATGAATGTCGACCGCGGAACCGGCCTCTGGGGCAAACCGACCGCGGAGGAAGGGCTTCTGCAGCCGGTCAACGGCTTTTATCGGCTGACGCGCGGCACCTATGCGCAATTCGGCCTGCCGGTGCCGCGCCCCGAGGCGGCAATCGACGCCGTGCTGGCGAACTACCGCAATCATGGCGGCTTCTGCGCAAACACCTGCACCGCCTGCAATCTGCTCGACACCATCCACCCGCTCTGGCTCTGCCTCAAGCAGACGGACCATTGCCGTGCCGAAGCCGAAGCGATCGCCGAGGCGGTCATCCTGCGGGCTCCGCTGCGCTGGCTGGCAGGAGAAGGTTTTCCTTTCGCCGACGGCCAGAGGGGCAGCCTTCAAGGCACCGAAATGTGGCTATCGGTGCTGCATCTTTCAGCCGGGCTTCTGGGCCTCGCCGACGTCTTCCCCTTCGTGCCCAAGGGCATTCACCGCACGCGCCCGATTGGCTTGGGGCTTTAG
- a CDS encoding ThuA domain-containing protein, with the protein MTARRKALIVHGGMELHTPRRGAETVRDLLEAEDFEATLTEDYDALGAGDIDTYDLVVPVVTGGTLSREKGARLGAAIRAGTGLAGYHMGLATSFRDCVPFRYAASCYWVAHPGDILTYRVEVARPDHPIMAGIESFEHTSEQYYLNYDPAVEVLATTTFTGAVHPWRRNVVMPVVFTTTHGEGRVFYSSLGHTADELEIPQIRTILQRGLVWAARPR; encoded by the coding sequence ATGACCGCACGACGCAAAGCCCTGATCGTCCACGGCGGCATGGAACTGCACACCCCGAGGCGCGGCGCCGAGACGGTGCGCGATCTGCTCGAGGCGGAGGATTTCGAGGCAACCCTCACCGAAGACTATGACGCGCTGGGCGCCGGGGACATCGACACCTACGATCTCGTCGTGCCCGTCGTCACGGGCGGCACGCTCAGCCGGGAAAAAGGCGCGCGCCTTGGCGCCGCCATCCGCGCCGGCACCGGCCTTGCCGGCTATCACATGGGCCTGGCGACGAGCTTTCGCGATTGCGTGCCCTTCCGCTATGCGGCGAGTTGCTACTGGGTGGCCCACCCAGGCGACATCCTCACCTACCGCGTCGAGGTCGCACGGCCCGACCACCCGATCATGGCCGGTATCGAAAGCTTCGAGCACACTTCGGAGCAGTACTACCTCAACTACGATCCGGCGGTCGAAGTGCTCGCGACCACCACCTTCACCGGCGCCGTGCACCCCTGGCGCAGGAATGTGGTGATGCCGGTGGTCTTCACCACGACACATGGCGAAGGCCGGGTATTCTACTCCTCCCTTGGCCACACGGCCGACGAACTGGAGATCCCGCAGATCCGCACGATCCTGCAGCGCGGCCTCGTCTGGGCCGCGCGGCCCCGATAA
- a CDS encoding glycoside hydrolase family 15 protein → MSKPIEDYGLIGNMLSCALVARDGSLDWLCLPRFDSDACFAALLGKPDNGYWRLAPADEGAKISRRYRPDTMILETTFETEEGAVTLIDFMPLARDEEHVDVVRLVRGDRGRVRMRCEFVLRFGYGSTVPWLQRADFGARAVAGPDAIELRTRVKLVSENLRTTAEFTVGAGATVPFVLAWHPSHRVEERDIDPQQRLEEAETWWRDWSSQCRIDKEHPWRDAVTRSLITLKALTFAPTGGIVAAPTTSLPEQLGGERNWDYRYCWIRDATLTLYAFLTSGYRDEAKAWREWMLRAAAGHPAQLQIMYGLAGERRLTEVELPWLAGYEGSKPVRIGNGAYGQLQIDVYGELLDALHVGRKFQLEPSHEAWNFQRTLLGELKGQWRSPDQGIWEIRGEPRHFTHSKLMAWVAFDRGVRAVEDFGLDGPSESWKAEREQIRDEILSKGWSEKKRSFVQHYGGTALDASLLLIPLTGFLPPDDPRVIGTVEAIQRELTQDGLVLRYHPEHAPDGLSGTEGTFLVCSFWLADALTMMGRVKEASKIFERLLSLRNDLGLLAEQYDPLLGRQLGNFPQAFSHVGIVNTAHNLMSAQGPAEQRADRTKPTEKPTS, encoded by the coding sequence ATGAGCAAGCCCATCGAAGATTACGGCCTGATCGGCAACATGCTCTCCTGCGCGCTGGTGGCGCGAGATGGCTCGCTCGACTGGCTCTGCCTCCCACGGTTCGATTCGGACGCCTGCTTTGCGGCTCTGCTCGGCAAGCCGGACAACGGCTATTGGCGCCTGGCGCCGGCCGATGAGGGCGCCAAGATCTCGCGCCGCTACCGGCCCGACACGATGATCCTGGAGACGACATTCGAGACGGAAGAGGGCGCGGTGACGCTCATCGACTTCATGCCGCTCGCCCGTGACGAGGAACATGTCGATGTGGTGCGCCTTGTCCGCGGCGATCGCGGGCGGGTCCGCATGCGTTGCGAATTCGTCCTGCGCTTCGGCTATGGCAGTACCGTTCCCTGGCTGCAGCGGGCCGATTTCGGCGCGCGGGCCGTGGCCGGCCCCGATGCGATCGAGCTGCGCACGCGCGTCAAGCTCGTCAGCGAGAACCTTCGCACGACCGCCGAGTTCACCGTCGGCGCGGGCGCGACCGTCCCGTTCGTGCTTGCCTGGCATCCCTCGCACCGCGTCGAGGAGCGCGACATAGATCCGCAGCAGCGGCTGGAGGAAGCGGAGACCTGGTGGCGCGACTGGTCCAGCCAGTGCCGGATCGACAAGGAGCATCCCTGGCGGGACGCGGTCACGCGCTCGCTGATAACCTTGAAAGCGCTGACATTTGCACCGACCGGCGGAATTGTCGCCGCGCCGACGACGTCTCTGCCCGAACAGCTGGGCGGGGAACGGAACTGGGACTACCGCTATTGCTGGATCCGCGACGCGACGCTGACCCTTTATGCGTTCCTGACGTCCGGCTACCGGGACGAGGCCAAGGCGTGGCGGGAGTGGATGCTGCGGGCAGCCGCAGGGCATCCGGCGCAATTGCAGATCATGTACGGGCTTGCCGGCGAGCGGCGCCTCACCGAGGTCGAACTGCCCTGGCTTGCGGGCTACGAAGGTTCCAAGCCCGTGCGCATCGGCAACGGCGCCTATGGCCAATTGCAGATCGACGTCTATGGGGAACTGCTGGACGCCCTGCATGTCGGCCGAAAGTTTCAGCTCGAACCGTCCCACGAGGCGTGGAACTTTCAAAGGACGCTGCTGGGGGAGCTCAAGGGGCAATGGCGCTCGCCCGATCAAGGCATATGGGAGATCCGCGGGGAGCCGCGGCATTTCACGCATTCCAAGCTGATGGCCTGGGTGGCTTTCGACCGCGGCGTGCGGGCGGTGGAGGATTTCGGGCTCGACGGACCTTCGGAGAGCTGGAAAGCCGAACGCGAGCAGATCCGGGACGAAATATTGTCGAAAGGCTGGAGCGAGAAAAAGCGGTCCTTCGTCCAGCACTATGGCGGCACGGCCCTCGACGCTTCGCTGCTCCTGATACCGTTGACAGGGTTCCTGCCGCCGGACGATCCGCGCGTGATCGGTACGGTGGAGGCGATCCAGCGGGAGCTGACACAAGACGGCCTCGTCCTTCGCTACCACCCGGAGCACGCGCCGGACGGGCTGAGCGGAACGGAAGGTACCTTCCTTGTCTGCAGTTTCTGGCTCGCCGACGCTCTCACCATGATGGGCCGCGTGAAGGAGGCCTCGAAGATTTTCGAGCGGCTGCTGTCACTGCGCAACGATCTGGGGCTGTTGGCCGAACAGTACGATCCGCTCCTGGGCAGGCAGCTGGGCAATTTTCCGCAGGCATTCTCCCATGTGGGCATCGTCAATACGGCGCATAACCTGATGTCGGCGCAAGGACCGGCCGAACAGCGCGCGGACCGGACAAAGCCGACCGAAAAGCCGACGTCCTAG
- a CDS encoding SDR family oxidoreductase has protein sequence MSQTSHPDIHHLFGLKDQVAIVTGASSGIGRACAIALGRAGAVVVVNHLSRSADAASEVVREIESAGGRATAFAADVSREEDVQAMFQEAVRKYGTVHILVNNAGIQSGARFQEMTIEQWRKVMAVNLDGQFLCAREAVREFLRRGPQPEISAATGKIICMSSVHQRIPWAFEVNYASSKGGIALMMQSLAQEVAPDRIRVNAIAPGAIRTPINREAWETPQAESELLKLIPYGRIGEPPDVANAVLFLASDLSDYVTGATLYVDGGMALYPAFRGSG, from the coding sequence TTGAGCCAGACATCTCATCCAGACATACATCACCTCTTCGGTCTGAAGGATCAGGTCGCGATCGTGACCGGCGCGAGCTCCGGGATCGGGAGGGCCTGCGCGATTGCGCTCGGCCGCGCGGGCGCGGTGGTCGTCGTCAACCACTTGTCGAGGTCCGCTGACGCCGCTTCCGAGGTGGTGCGGGAGATCGAGAGCGCCGGCGGGCGCGCCACGGCATTTGCCGCCGATGTTTCCCGGGAAGAGGACGTCCAGGCCATGTTCCAGGAGGCGGTCCGCAAGTACGGGACAGTCCATATCCTGGTCAACAATGCCGGGATCCAGTCCGGCGCCCGGTTTCAGGAAATGACGATCGAGCAGTGGCGCAAGGTGATGGCGGTCAATCTCGACGGCCAGTTTCTCTGTGCCCGGGAGGCGGTGCGCGAATTTCTCCGGCGCGGCCCGCAGCCGGAGATATCGGCCGCGACCGGAAAGATCATCTGCATGAGCTCCGTCCATCAGAGGATACCCTGGGCTTTCGAGGTGAATTATGCCTCCTCCAAGGGAGGCATCGCCCTCATGATGCAGTCCCTTGCCCAGGAGGTTGCTCCCGATCGCATCCGCGTCAACGCGATCGCGCCCGGCGCGATCCGCACGCCGATCAACCGCGAAGCGTGGGAGACGCCGCAGGCCGAATCGGAGCTTCTCAAGCTGATCCCCTACGGCCGGATCGGGGAACCGCCGGATGTCGCCAATGCGGTGCTGTTCCTCGCCTCGGATCTTTCCGACTACGTTACGGGTGCCACGCTCTATGTCGACGGCGGTATGGCCCTTTACCCCGCCTTCCGCGGCAGCGGGTGA
- the katG gene encoding catalase/peroxidase HPI yields the protein MDAKTDDNAGGCPFTGGGRRGRRNRDWWPEQLDLDVLHRNSDLSDPMGEDFDYAEEFKSLDLDAVIADLHAVMTDSQDWWPADFGHYGGLMIRMAWHSAGTYRITDGRGGAGAGQQRFAPLNSWPDNANLDKARRILWPIKQKYGRKISWADLMILAGNVALESMGFKTFGFAGGRKDVWEPEELYWGPEGTWLGDERYSGERQLAEPLAAVQMGLIYVNPEGPNGKPDPVAAARDIRETFYRMAMNDEETVALIAGGHTFGKTHGAGDPSLLGPDPEGAAIEDQGLGWKSGHGTGFGADTITGGPEVTWSQTPTRWSNHFFDNLFKHEWELTKSPAGAWQWKAKDAEATVPDAHNPSKKHVPTMLTTDLSLRLDPEYEKISRRFYENPDQFADAFARAWFKLTHRDMGPKVRYLGPLVPKETLIWQDPIPEVDHELVGEEEVADLKAKVLASGLSVSDLVSTAWASASTFRGSDKRGGANGARIRLAPQKDWEVNDPARLAKVLGKLEEIQKDFNAAQSGNGAGGKKVSLADLIVLGGSAAVEKAARDAGVDVKVPFTPGRMDASQEQTDVDSFRALEPRADGFRNYLSGNQFMMPEEALVDRAQLLRLTGSEMTVLLGGLRVLGANAGGAEHGVFTRQVGKLTNDFFVNLLTMDTQWQPIADGTYEGRDRKTNELKWRATRVDLIFGAHSQLRALAEVYACADSQEKFVADFVAAWTKVMNADRFDLA from the coding sequence ATGGACGCAAAGACCGACGACAATGCGGGCGGGTGCCCGTTCACGGGGGGTGGCCGCCGCGGGCGCCGGAACCGTGACTGGTGGCCGGAGCAGCTGGACCTCGACGTGCTCCATCGCAACTCGGATTTGTCCGATCCGATGGGCGAGGATTTCGATTACGCCGAAGAGTTCAAGAGCCTCGACCTGGACGCCGTGATCGCGGATCTGCATGCCGTGATGACGGATTCGCAGGATTGGTGGCCGGCCGATTTCGGCCACTATGGAGGGCTGATGATCCGCATGGCCTGGCACAGCGCGGGCACCTACCGCATCACCGATGGCCGCGGCGGCGCCGGCGCCGGCCAGCAGCGGTTTGCCCCGCTCAACTCCTGGCCGGACAATGCCAATCTCGACAAGGCCCGCCGGATTCTGTGGCCGATCAAGCAGAAATACGGCCGCAAGATTTCCTGGGCCGACCTGATGATCCTCGCCGGCAACGTCGCTCTGGAATCAATGGGGTTCAAGACGTTCGGCTTCGCCGGCGGGCGCAAGGACGTGTGGGAGCCCGAAGAGCTCTACTGGGGCCCCGAGGGAACGTGGCTGGGCGATGAGCGCTACAGCGGCGAGCGCCAGCTCGCCGAGCCGCTGGCCGCCGTGCAGATGGGCCTGATCTACGTGAACCCGGAAGGGCCGAACGGCAAGCCGGACCCGGTCGCGGCCGCGCGCGATATCCGCGAGACCTTCTACCGCATGGCGATGAACGACGAGGAGACCGTCGCGCTGATCGCCGGCGGCCACACCTTCGGCAAGACCCACGGCGCCGGCGACCCGTCGCTGCTCGGCCCGGACCCAGAGGGCGCGGCCATCGAGGACCAGGGGCTCGGCTGGAAGAGCGGGCACGGCACCGGCTTCGGCGCCGACACCATCACCGGCGGCCCCGAGGTCACCTGGTCGCAGACGCCGACCAGGTGGAGCAACCACTTCTTCGACAACCTGTTCAAGCACGAGTGGGAGCTGACGAAGAGCCCGGCCGGCGCCTGGCAGTGGAAGGCGAAGGATGCCGAGGCCACGGTGCCCGATGCGCACAACCCGTCGAAGAAGCATGTGCCGACCATGCTGACCACGGACCTGTCGCTGCGGCTCGACCCGGAATACGAGAAGATCTCGCGCCGCTTCTACGAAAACCCGGACCAGTTCGCCGACGCGTTCGCCCGCGCCTGGTTCAAGCTCACGCACCGCGACATGGGCCCAAAGGTGCGCTATCTCGGCCCGCTCGTGCCGAAGGAGACGCTGATCTGGCAAGATCCGATTCCGGAGGTCGACCATGAGCTGGTGGGCGAGGAGGAGGTCGCCGACCTGAAGGCGAAAGTCCTCGCCTCGGGCCTGTCGGTCTCCGACCTGGTCTCGACGGCATGGGCTTCGGCCTCGACCTTCCGCGGCTCCGACAAGCGCGGCGGCGCCAATGGCGCACGTATCCGGCTCGCGCCCCAGAAGGACTGGGAGGTGAACGACCCGGCACGGCTTGCGAAGGTGCTCGGGAAGCTCGAAGAAATCCAGAAGGATTTCAACGCGGCCCAATCCGGAAACGGGGCCGGCGGCAAGAAGGTGTCGCTCGCCGACCTGATCGTTCTTGGCGGCTCCGCCGCAGTCGAGAAGGCAGCGAGGGACGCCGGCGTCGACGTGAAGGTGCCGTTCACGCCGGGGCGGATGGACGCAAGCCAAGAGCAGACGGACGTCGATTCCTTCCGCGCGCTCGAACCGCGCGCCGACGGCTTCCGCAACTATCTCAGCGGCAACCAGTTCATGATGCCCGAGGAGGCGCTGGTCGACCGGGCGCAGCTGCTGAGGCTGACAGGATCGGAGATGACCGTCCTGCTCGGGGGCCTGCGGGTTCTCGGCGCCAATGCCGGCGGGGCCGAGCACGGCGTCTTCACCAGACAGGTAGGCAAGCTGACGAACGATTTCTTCGTCAACCTCTTGACCATGGACACGCAGTGGCAGCCCATTGCCGACGGCACCTATGAAGGCCGCGACCGCAAGACGAACGAACTGAAGTGGCGCGCTACGCGCGTCGATCTCATCTTCGGTGCGCACTCGCAGCTGCGCGCGCTGGCCGAAGTCTATGCCTGCGCCGACAGCCAGGAGAAGTTCGTGGCCGACTTCGTCGCTGCATGGACCAAGGTGATGAACGCCGATCGCTTCGATCTGGCTTGA
- a CDS encoding substrate-binding domain-containing protein, with product MKLALGGALAATLALTAAASADITIAHVYGKTGALEAYAKQSHIGLMMGLEYATDGTMEIDGEPINVIEKDTQLDPARGRAVLAEAYADDGADLAVGAVSSGVALAMLPVAQEYEKILIVEPAVADSITGENWNRYIFRTGRNSSQDAVANAVALGGENVKIATLAQDYAFGRDGVAAFKNALAETGAEVVHEEYVPTDTTDFTAAAERIFNAMEDVEGDKKLFIIWAGGGNPMGKINAMDPSRYGIEIATGGNILAAMTAYKELPGMEGATYYYYEIPDNPVNDWLVEEHQERYGSPPDFFTAGGMAAGIAIVEAIRKAGSTDTEALIEAMEGMEWETPKGTMRFRPEDHQALQSMYHFKIRVEEDVEWGIPELVRELKIEDMDIPVRN from the coding sequence ATGAAGCTTGCACTTGGCGGGGCCTTGGCGGCCACCCTGGCGCTGACTGCGGCGGCGTCAGCCGACATCACCATAGCCCACGTCTATGGCAAGACGGGCGCGCTGGAGGCCTACGCAAAGCAGTCGCATATCGGGCTGATGATGGGCTTGGAATATGCGACCGACGGCACGATGGAGATCGATGGCGAGCCCATAAACGTCATCGAAAAGGACACGCAGCTCGATCCCGCCCGGGGCAGAGCCGTTCTGGCGGAGGCCTACGCGGACGATGGCGCAGACCTTGCGGTCGGGGCGGTGAGTTCGGGCGTGGCGCTCGCAATGCTGCCGGTTGCGCAGGAATATGAAAAGATCCTGATCGTCGAGCCTGCCGTTGCCGACTCCATCACTGGCGAGAACTGGAACCGCTACATCTTCCGCACGGGACGCAACTCGAGCCAGGATGCCGTCGCGAACGCCGTGGCGCTCGGCGGCGAGAATGTCAAGATTGCCACGCTCGCCCAGGACTATGCCTTCGGGCGCGACGGTGTGGCCGCGTTCAAGAACGCCCTGGCCGAAACCGGCGCGGAGGTCGTGCATGAGGAGTATGTGCCGACCGATACGACGGATTTCACGGCGGCGGCCGAGCGCATCTTCAATGCCATGGAGGATGTGGAAGGCGACAAGAAGCTCTTCATCATATGGGCCGGTGGCGGCAACCCCATGGGCAAGATCAACGCCATGGATCCCTCGCGCTACGGCATCGAGATCGCCACCGGCGGAAACATCCTTGCAGCGATGACCGCCTATAAGGAACTGCCGGGGATGGAAGGGGCGACCTACTACTATTACGAGATCCCGGACAACCCGGTGAACGACTGGCTGGTGGAAGAGCATCAGGAGCGCTACGGCAGCCCGCCCGACTTCTTCACCGCGGGCGGAATGGCTGCCGGCATTGCGATCGTCGAGGCGATCAGGAAAGCCGGCTCCACCGACACCGAAGCGCTGATCGAGGCCATGGAAGGCATGGAATGGGAGACGCCCAAGGGCACCATGCGTTTCCGCCCGGAAGACCATCAGGCGCTGCAATCCATGTATCACTTCAAGATCCGGGTCGAAGAAGATGTGGAATGGGGCATCCCGGAACTCGTCCGCGAACTGAAGATCGAGGATATGGATATCCCGGTTCGCAACTAG
- a CDS encoding ABC transporter ATP-binding protein produces MTDAILETRDLTVRFGGQVAVDHVSCAFSAGQLTAIVGPNGAGKTTYFNLISGQIRATAGSVFLHGRDITRLPVAERTARGIGRAFQLTNLFPNLSVLENVRLVVQSRRNTGFRLLVMAESQTEITEAALDVLKRVRLDHLAGQTVSELAHGNQRKLEVALLIALDPQVYMFDEPTAGMSVDEAPVVLDLIAELKADTSRTILLVEHKMDVIRSLADRIIVLHNGALAADGAPAEVMASDVVQEAYLGKELTDV; encoded by the coding sequence ATGACCGACGCTATCCTGGAGACCCGCGACCTCACCGTCCGCTTCGGCGGGCAGGTGGCCGTCGATCATGTGAGCTGCGCATTTTCCGCTGGGCAGCTCACCGCCATCGTCGGACCTAACGGCGCCGGCAAGACGACCTATTTCAACCTGATCTCGGGTCAGATCCGCGCAACCGCCGGCAGCGTCTTCCTGCATGGCCGGGACATCACGCGCCTGCCCGTGGCCGAACGGACGGCGCGCGGCATCGGCCGCGCTTTCCAGCTGACGAACCTCTTTCCCAACCTGTCGGTGCTGGAGAACGTCCGTCTTGTCGTTCAGTCCAGGCGCAATACCGGCTTTCGCCTGCTCGTCATGGCCGAAAGCCAGACGGAAATCACCGAGGCGGCACTGGACGTCCTGAAGCGCGTGCGGCTCGATCATCTCGCCGGCCAGACCGTCTCGGAACTTGCCCACGGCAATCAGCGCAAACTGGAAGTGGCGCTCCTGATCGCGCTCGATCCGCAGGTGTACATGTTCGACGAGCCGACCGCCGGCATGTCCGTCGACGAGGCGCCTGTCGTTCTCGATCTGATCGCAGAGCTGAAGGCCGATACCAGCCGCACCATCCTGCTGGTGGAACACAAGATGGACGTCATCCGCTCCCTCGCCGACCGCATCATCGTACTGCACAACGGGGCTCTGGCGGCCGACGGCGCCCCGGCGGAGGTCATGGCTTCCGACGTCGTGCAGGAGGCCTATCTGGGCAAGGAGCTGACCGATGTCTGA
- a CDS encoding ABC transporter ATP-binding protein has product MSEPTLRLKGVHTNIAQYHILQGVDFDVPAGGVTMLLGRNGVGKTTTLRTIMGLWRARAGTILFEDRDITGLATSAIARAGIGYVPEDMGIFSDLTVEENMTLAAIGGPLDPDRLDWLFSAFPPLKTFWKKEAGNLSGGQKQMLSIARAMAEKRKLYLIDEPTKGFAPAIVATLAGALRELKNQGASILLVEQNFSVARALGDSCAVMDDGKIVWSGAMAALAGDHALQEKLMGLSVETA; this is encoded by the coding sequence ATGTCTGAGCCGACCCTGCGCCTTAAGGGCGTGCACACGAACATCGCCCAGTACCACATCCTGCAGGGCGTCGACTTCGACGTGCCGGCCGGCGGCGTCACCATGCTTCTCGGGCGAAACGGCGTCGGCAAGACCACCACGCTGCGCACGATCATGGGCCTTTGGCGCGCCCGTGCCGGCACGATCCTTTTCGAGGACCGGGACATCACCGGGCTTGCCACATCGGCGATCGCCAGGGCGGGGATCGGCTATGTGCCCGAGGACATGGGCATCTTCTCCGACCTGACGGTGGAGGAGAACATGACGCTCGCCGCGATCGGCGGCCCGCTCGATCCGGACCGGCTCGACTGGCTTTTCAGCGCCTTCCCGCCACTGAAGACCTTCTGGAAGAAGGAGGCCGGAAACTTGTCGGGCGGCCAGAAGCAGATGCTTTCCATCGCCCGCGCGATGGCGGAGAAGCGCAAGCTCTATCTCATCGACGAACCGACCAAGGGATTTGCCCCCGCCATAGTTGCGACGCTTGCCGGGGCCCTGCGCGAACTGAAGAACCAGGGCGCATCCATCCTGCTCGTCGAACAGAACTTCTCCGTCGCCAGGGCGCTCGGTGATTCCTGCGCTGTCATGGACGATGGAAAGATCGTCTGGAGCGGCGCCATGGCGGCACTGGCCGGCGACCACGCGCTGCAGGAGAAGCTGATGGGCCTCAGCGTGGAGACAGCCTGA
- a CDS encoding branched-chain amino acid ABC transporter permease: MTEIALHERLMKYAPLLLIPVLVLLGFLAIQSTSSWLTLTVSGLAMGMMIFIMASGLTLVFGLMDVINFGHGAFVSVGAFVGVTILLALGGMTGAPSLALNLLAILVAVIGAMAATAAAGWAFERVIVRPVYGAHLKQILVTMGGLIIAEQLILVIWGPDEIFFSRPEALKGAVTFAGAALEKYRLVAVGVGLAVFLAIRWVLRSTKIGLIVRAGVQNGEMVQALGYRLRLVFVAVFVAGSALAGLGGVMWALYQEVITAHMGQEMMVLVFIVVIIGGLGSIEGCFIGALLVGLTQNYVAFLEPKLALVSNIGLLVLILLWRPQGMLPVVKAK; encoded by the coding sequence ATGACCGAGATCGCGCTGCACGAGCGCTTGATGAAATACGCGCCGCTGCTGCTGATCCCGGTCCTTGTTCTGCTCGGCTTCCTGGCCATCCAGTCCACCTCCTCATGGCTCACGCTCACCGTTTCCGGATTGGCGATGGGGATGATGATCTTCATCATGGCATCCGGTCTGACGCTGGTTTTCGGATTGATGGACGTCATCAATTTCGGCCACGGCGCCTTCGTCTCCGTCGGCGCCTTCGTCGGCGTGACCATATTGCTGGCGCTCGGCGGCATGACCGGCGCGCCTTCCCTTGCGCTCAACCTGCTGGCCATCCTGGTTGCGGTGATCGGCGCGATGGCGGCAACGGCTGCGGCGGGCTGGGCTTTCGAACGCGTGATCGTCAGGCCGGTCTATGGCGCCCATCTGAAGCAGATTCTCGTGACGATGGGCGGGCTGATCATCGCCGAACAGTTGATCCTCGTCATCTGGGGGCCGGACGAGATCTTCTTTTCGCGCCCCGAGGCGCTGAAGGGAGCCGTGACCTTTGCCGGCGCGGCGCTCGAAAAATACCGGCTCGTCGCCGTTGGGGTGGGCCTTGCGGTCTTTCTGGCCATCCGCTGGGTCCTGCGCTCGACCAAGATCGGCCTCATCGTGCGCGCCGGCGTGCAGAACGGCGAGATGGTGCAGGCCTTGGGCTACCGGCTGCGCCTCGTCTTCGTTGCCGTCTTCGTTGCCGGCTCGGCCCTCGCCGGTCTGGGCGGCGTCATGTGGGCGCTCTATCAGGAGGTCATCACCGCGCATATGGGCCAGGAGATGATGGTGCTCGTCTTCATCGTCGTCATCATAGGCGGGCTGGGCTCGATCGAGGGCTGCTTCATAGGCGCGCTCCTGGTCGGCCTGACGCAGAACTACGTCGCCTTCCTGGAACCCAAGCTGGCGCTGGTCTCCAATATCGGGCTCCTTGTCCTCATCCTGCTGTGGCGGCCGCAAGGCATGCTGCCGGTCGTAAAGGCGAAGTGA